The sequence GGCGCCGCGTGAACCCTCCGACCATGCGGGCGCCGGCCAGCCCTCCGAGGTCCGCGGCGACGGCGGGGTTCGCAGCGCCTCCCCGCGAGGTGCCACGCGCCTCCAGCACCTCGTACCCGGGCGACGGGGTGCAGACGGCGACCAGCTCGACGGCGCCGTCCTCGTCGGCGAGGTGCACGGTGTGCGTGAGGGCGTCGGCGGGTGTCGCGTCCACCCGACCGGTCATTTGTCGCTCGTAACGGTCCCGGACCTCGAGATACGGCGAGGCGATCACGGGGACGAGCCGCCGAACCGCTTGAGCCGCAAACTGTTGAGGACCACGGACACCGACGAGAGCGCCATCGCTGCGCCGGCGAGCACCGGGGAGAGCAGAATCCCCGCGACCGGGTAGAGGACGCCCGCAGCCACGGGAACGAGAATCAGGTTGTAGCCGAATGCCCAGGCGAGGTTCTGCTTGATGACGCGCACGGTCCGGCGCGAGAGCTCGATCGCCGCGGTCACGCCGCGGAGATCGCCGCGCATGAGGGTGACGTCGGCCGCCTCGATGGCGACGTCCGTGCCCGAGCCCATCGCGATGCCCACGTCGGCCTGGGCCAGCGCGGGCGCGTCGTTGATGCCGTCGCCGACCATGGCGACGAGACGGCCGCCGGCCTGCAGCGTCGTGATCTCGGCGGCCTTGCGCTCGGGGAGCACCTCGGCGAGCACGCGCGTGATGCCCACCTCTCGCGCGATGGCCCCCGCGGTGAGATGACCGTCCCCGGTGAGCATGACCACCTCGAGCCCGCGGCCGGTGAGTGCCGCCACCACCTCGCGCGCGCCCGGCTTGAGCACGTCCGCCACCGCGATCACCGCAAGGGCCTGGCCGCGGAAGGCCACGTAGACCGCGCTCTTGCCCTGCTCGGCGAGGGCGCGCGCATGCGGGGCGAGCGCGTCCACTGCGATCCCCTGCGCCTCCATGAGGCGCTGAGTACCGAGGAGGATGCGCCCGTCGGCGGCCCCCGCGATCACGCCCTGGCCGGGCACCGCCTGGAACGCGCCGACCGGTGGGAGCGCGAGGCCGCGCGCCTTCGCCTCGCTCCCGATGGCCTCGCCGAGCGGGTGCTCGGAGCCCTGCTCCGCGGCCGCGGCGAGGGCGAGCACCTCGTCGGGTGTGACGCCGGCCGCCGGCACGACGTCGGTGACCATCGGCTTGCCCACGGTCAGCGTGCCCGTCTTGTCGACCACCATCACCTGCACCCGCTGGAGCATCTCGAGCGCCTCGGCGCTGCGGATGAGCACGCCCAGCTGCGCGCCGCGTCCCGTCGCGACCATGATCGCGGTCGGCGTGGCCAGGCCCATCGCGCAGGGACAGGCGATGACGAGCACGGCCACCGCGGCGGCGAGGGCGTGGAAAAGCGCCGGCGCGGGGCCGACCGCCCACCAGGCGACGAAGGTGACGGCGGCCAGGAGCAGGATGAACGGGACGAACACCGCGGCCACGCGATCGGCGAGGCGCTGAATGGGCGCCTTCGACCCCTGCGCCTCCTCGACCAATCGAATGATGTTCGCCAGCGCGGTGGCGGTGCCGACGCGGGTGGCGCGGAAGGTGAAGCTGCCGGTGCGATTCACCGAGCCGCCAACCACCGCGTCGCCGGGGCCCTTCTCGATGGGCA is a genomic window of Candidatus Methylomirabilota bacterium containing:
- a CDS encoding heavy metal translocating P-type ATPase encodes the protein MPAATDTRLDLPIKGMHCAGCVGKVERALQGVPGVEKAVANLATERATVWLDPTRAELPALRAAVAAAGYQVPADIAPAPDREKEERAARDWLLRIKVLVGAALSVPVLLGSMPELFPWAPAALRNPWLLLALTTPVQLWVGAEFHAGFLRELRHRILSMNALVSIGTSAAYLFSLAVTVWPHAFMATGAMPYYEASALLTTFLVLGRWLEARARGGASEAIRRLLDLQPRQARVRRDGVERDVPVGDVLVGDLIRVRPGERVAVDGEVIEGASTVDESMLTGESLPIEKGPGDAVVGGSVNRTGSFTFRATRVGTATALANIIRLVEEAQGSKAPIQRLADRVAAVFVPFILLLAAVTFVAWWAVGPAPALFHALAAAVAVLVIACPCAMGLATPTAIMVATGRGAQLGVLIRSAEALEMLQRVQVMVVDKTGTLTVGKPMVTDVVPAAGVTPDEVLALAAAAEQGSEHPLGEAIGSEAKARGLALPPVGAFQAVPGQGVIAGAADGRILLGTQRLMEAQGIAVDALAPHARALAEQGKSAVYVAFRGQALAVIAVADVLKPGAREVVAALTGRGLEVVMLTGDGHLTAGAIAREVGITRVLAEVLPERKAAEITTLQAGGRLVAMVGDGINDAPALAQADVGIAMGSGTDVAIEAADVTLMRGDLRGVTAAIELSRRTVRVIKQNLAWAFGYNLILVPVAAGVLYPVAGILLSPVLAGAAMALSSVSVVLNSLRLKRFGGSSP